The proteins below are encoded in one region of Hemiscyllium ocellatum isolate sHemOce1 chromosome 27 unlocalized genomic scaffold, sHemOce1.pat.X.cur. SUPER_27_unloc_1, whole genome shotgun sequence:
- the LOC132807131 gene encoding zinc finger protein 239-like produces the protein MEGAGAADTEEKPSFACPVCGRGFGRPSALSRHRRSHAGERPWRCGDCGRGFSYPVELESHRRAHTGERPFRCPDCGRGFSLSCNLLAHRRVHSDERPFRCPECGRRFKSAGELMRHQRAHTDERPFRCPDCGAGFRQPSDLGVHRRVHTGERPFRCPDCGRGFSQLANLLTHRRVHTGERPFRCPDCGRGFTTLSNQLEHRRVHTGERPFTCPECGKGFAHSSTLLRHQRVHR, from the coding sequence ATGGAGGGGGCCGGCGCCGCTGACACCGAGGAGAAGCCCTCCTTCGCCTGCCCGGTGTGCGGGCGGGGCTTCGGCCGCCCGTCCGCCCTGTCCCGGCACCGGCGGAGCCACGCCGGCGAGCGGCCGTGGAGGTGCGGCGACTGCGGCCGGGGCTTCAGCTACCCGGTGGAGCTGGAGTCGCACCGGCGGGCGCACACCGGCGAGCGGCCGTTCCGCTGCCCGGACTGCGGCCGGGGCTTCTCGCTGTCCTGCAACCTGCTGGCCCACCGGCGGGTGCACTCCGACGAGCGGCCGTTCcgctgccccgagtgcggcagGCGCTTCAAGAGCGCCGGCGAGCTGATGCGCCACCAGCGGGCGCACACCGACGAGCGGCCGTTCCGCTGCCCGGACTGCGGCGCCGGCTTCAGGCAGCCGTCCGACCTGGGCGTGCACCGGCGGGTGCACACCGGCGAGCGGCCGTTCCGCTGCCCGGACTGCGGCCGGGGGTTCAGCCAGCTggccaacctgctgacccaccggcgggtgcACACCGGCGAGCGGCCGTTCCGCTGCCCGGACTGCGGCCGGggcttcaccaccctgtccaacCAGCTGGAGCACCGGCGGGTGCACACCGGCGAGCGGCCGTtcacctgccccgagtgcggcaagggcttcgcTCACTCGTCCACCCTGCTCCGGCACCAGCGGGTTCACCGGTGA